The nucleotide window TACAAAACTATTTGGTTTTACTGCTCCACATTGTGAATACATTGGAGTTGGATACTTTATAATATTTATCCCTTCTTCATATGCTTCTTTTGCCTTTTCAACCATATATTTTGAACGATTTTTTATATCAATACAGTTTATTTCTATATCTTTACATACTTCTGTTGATACATCTACAAAAGCAAGATATGGCCTACAATTCTTTTCTGTTAATCCTTCGCTTTTTAGATATTTTAATAATTCAGTTATTTTATCTTCATTAGTTTTATCTATATTTATTCTTATACTTATATGTTCAAAATAATCTTTTACTTCTTTTATATTATTTATTATTGTATCAAAACTACCTTTTCCATTGATCAAAGGTCTCCTTCTATCATGAATGTCTTTAGGCCCATCTATTGTAATTTGAACTGTTTTTATCCTTAGCTTTTTTAATACCTTGGCTATTTTTGCATTTAACAAATATCCATTTGTGACAATTGATGCATTATATTTTATATCATTATTTTCACAAAGGTTTATAAACTCCTTCGATAATTCTTTTATTGTTTTTAAATCTAATAGCGGTTCTCCACCATACCACGATACCGATAAATATTTTATTTCATCTATATATTGTTTTACAAAATTCACAATAGACTTTTTTACTTCTTTATCCATAAATACTTTATTTCTTGATTCATAACAGTACTCGCATGCAAAATTACAACTCATTGTAGGTGCGATGGTTAAACCCAATCCTTTTTTTTCAAACTTTAATGAATTATATATGAATTCTATATATTTTAATTCATCAAAATCAACGATAAACTTTCCTTTTTTTAATTCTTCATATATTTTCTTATTTTCTTTTTTGTTTTTAAATTGTTTTAAGTTATTTTCTGACATTAATGCATCTTTTACTTCAGGTTCAATTATTGCAAATCCACCACTTAAGGCATTATATGCTAATATTTCTCCATTATCTTCAAAAATAAAATTATATTTTGATGGTTTCATTTATATCATCCTTTCTCATAACATATTCCATTTCCATCGCATTTACATGCTATTAAACATTCTACTCCAAAACACGGACATATAAATCTTAAAATTGAGCAAGAAATTTCAAATTCAAGCATATAATCATTATTTTTCTCGATCCATTGCATAATT belongs to Marinitoga litoralis and includes:
- a CDS encoding radical SAM/SPASM domain-containing protein → MKPSKYNFIFEDNGEILAYNALSGGFAIIEPEVKDALMSENNLKQFKNKKENKKIYEELKKGKFIVDFDELKYIEFIYNSLKFEKKGLGLTIAPTMSCNFACEYCYESRNKVFMDKEVKKSIVNFVKQYIDEIKYLSVSWYGGEPLLDLKTIKELSKEFINLCENNDIKYNASIVTNGYLLNAKIAKVLKKLRIKTVQITIDGPKDIHDRRRPLINGKGSFDTIINNIKEVKDYFEHISIRINIDKTNEDKITELLKYLKSEGLTEKNCRPYLAFVDVSTEVCKDIEINCIDIKNRSKYMVEKAKEAYEEGINIIKYPTPMYSQCGAVKPNSFVIDPEGYMYKCWHEVGIKALAIGNIKGNEKNKNFDRYLKWNTFNPLNYKECKNCKFLPLCMGGCPDKTLFKYGGINEESCTMYKYNLEEMLKMHLKAKLKNGFLPIPIMDS